In the genome of Thiomicrospira aerophila AL3, one region contains:
- a CDS encoding argininosuccinate synthase: protein MSEIKKVVLAYSGGLDTSIIAKWLQDEYQCEVVTFTADIGQGEEVEPARAKAQAMGIKEIFIEDLREEFARDFVFPMFRANAIYEGEYLLGTSIARPLIAKRLVEIAKDVQADAISHGATGKGNDQVRFELGAYALMPDVQVIAPWREWDLNSREKLMAYAEQHNIAIENKKGKKSPYSMDANLLHISYEGGVLEDPWAEPEESMWRWSVAPENAPSEPTYIELTYEKGDIVALNGQAMSPATIMAELNKIGGANGIGRDDLVENRFVGMKSRGCYETPAGTIMLKAHRAIESITLDREAAHLKDELMPRYAKLVYNGFWFSPEREMLQAAIDHSQKVVNGVVRLKLYKGNVIVVGRKSESDSLFDESIATFEDDKGAYNQKDAEGFIKLNALRLRIAARKRQAK, encoded by the coding sequence ATGTCAGAAATAAAAAAAGTAGTGTTGGCCTATTCAGGTGGTTTGGATACCTCCATTATTGCCAAGTGGTTACAAGATGAATATCAGTGTGAAGTGGTAACCTTCACGGCCGATATCGGTCAGGGTGAAGAAGTAGAGCCGGCGCGTGCGAAAGCCCAAGCGATGGGCATTAAAGAAATTTTTATCGAAGATTTGCGTGAAGAGTTTGCACGTGATTTTGTGTTTCCAATGTTCCGCGCCAATGCGATTTATGAAGGTGAATACTTATTAGGCACCTCGATTGCGCGTCCGTTGATTGCCAAGCGTTTGGTTGAGATTGCGAAGGATGTGCAGGCGGATGCGATTTCGCATGGTGCAACCGGTAAAGGCAATGACCAGGTTCGCTTTGAATTGGGCGCCTATGCGTTGATGCCGGATGTGCAGGTGATTGCGCCGTGGCGTGAGTGGGATTTGAATTCGCGTGAAAAATTGATGGCCTATGCTGAACAGCACAATATAGCGATTGAAAATAAGAAGGGAAAAAAGTCACCTTATTCAATGGACGCGAATCTGCTACATATTTCTTATGAAGGCGGGGTATTGGAAGATCCTTGGGCTGAACCAGAAGAGAGCATGTGGCGTTGGTCGGTTGCACCTGAAAATGCGCCGAGCGAGCCGACTTATATTGAGTTGACCTATGAAAAAGGCGATATCGTGGCGTTGAATGGTCAAGCCATGTCTCCGGCGACGATTATGGCAGAATTAAATAAAATCGGTGGCGCGAATGGCATTGGTCGTGATGATTTGGTTGAAAACCGTTTTGTGGGTATGAAGTCGCGCGGTTGTTATGAAACACCGGCCGGTACCATTATGTTGAAAGCCCATCGTGCAATTGAGTCGATTACCTTAGACCGCGAAGCGGCGCACCTTAAAGACGAGTTGATGCCACGTTATGCCAAATTGGTTTATAACGGTTTCTGGTTTAGCCCGGAGCGTGAAATGCTGCAAGCGGCGATTGACCATTCACAAAAAGTGGTGAACGGTGTGGTGCGTTTAAAGTTGTATAAAGGTAATGTGATTGTTGTCGGTCGCAAGTCTGAGTCAGATAGTTTGTTTGACGAGTCGATTGCGACCTTTGAAGACGATAAAGGCGCCTACAACCAGAAAGATGCTGAAGGCTTTATTAAACTGAATGCCTTGCGTTTGCGTATTGCAGCGCGTAAGCGTCAAGCTAAGTAA
- the asd gene encoding archaetidylserine decarboxylase (Phosphatidylserine decarboxylase is synthesized as a single chain precursor. Generation of the pyruvoyl active site from a Ser is coupled to cleavage of a Gly-Ser bond between the larger (beta) and smaller (alpha chains). It is an integral membrane protein.) codes for MLDYVKVVPQYLVPQHMLSNMMHWFMHIEQPWIKRQTIRALTKLYDIDLTDAVKTEPEDYPHFNAFFTRALKADARPIAEGQQVWVSPVDGVISQSARLDGNQMVQAKCHDYTIEALLGGDIDYAKQFHNGQFGVIYLSPRDYHRIHLPMSAQLISMTYVPGDLFAVNPATVKLVPGLFARNERLVLRFQTDQGPYALVMVGAIFVGSMETVFEGKITPHYGPTIKHWDYTNQNLHFNKGDEIGRFNMGSTVVLVTPEGLFSELGQQASRFIKMGEAFTADTRADNQPNNSRQDTDNDEDEHAIGGI; via the coding sequence ATGCTTGATTATGTAAAAGTTGTACCGCAGTATCTCGTTCCACAACACATGCTGTCAAACATGATGCATTGGTTTATGCATATCGAACAACCTTGGATCAAGCGTCAAACCATTCGAGCGCTCACCAAACTTTATGACATTGACTTAACCGATGCGGTTAAAACTGAACCCGAGGATTACCCTCACTTCAATGCATTTTTTACCCGTGCTTTAAAAGCAGACGCTCGCCCAATTGCTGAAGGTCAACAAGTGTGGGTTAGCCCAGTCGATGGCGTGATTAGCCAAAGCGCCCGCCTTGATGGCAATCAAATGGTTCAAGCCAAATGCCATGATTACACAATTGAGGCATTACTGGGTGGCGACATTGACTATGCTAAACAATTTCATAACGGTCAATTTGGGGTCATTTACCTGTCCCCTCGTGATTACCACCGTATCCACCTACCCATGAGTGCGCAGTTGATTTCAATGACCTATGTGCCGGGGGATTTATTTGCGGTGAACCCTGCCACAGTTAAATTAGTACCTGGCTTGTTTGCGCGTAATGAGCGTCTAGTTTTACGCTTTCAAACCGATCAAGGACCTTATGCACTCGTTATGGTGGGGGCGATATTTGTTGGCAGCATGGAAACCGTCTTCGAGGGCAAAATCACCCCTCATTATGGCCCTACCATTAAACATTGGGATTACACTAATCAAAATCTACACTTTAATAAGGGCGATGAAATTGGTCGCTTCAACATGGGCTCGACCGTAGTATTGGTCACGCCTGAAGGACTTTTCTCAGAGCTTGGCCAACAAGCCTCTCGATTTATTAAAATGGGTGAGGCTTTTACTGCCGATACTCGTGCTGACAACCAGCCTAACAATTCGCGCCAAGACACCGATAACGATGAAGATGAACATGCCATAGGAGGCATCTAA
- a CDS encoding P-II family nitrogen regulator yields the protein MKQITAIIKPFKLDDVRDALHDIGIHGMTVTEVKGYGRQKGHTEMYRGAEYVVDFLPKLKLEIAIDDDQVDSAIEAIVTAAQTGKIGDGKIFVTTIEQTVRIRTGETGSAAL from the coding sequence ATGAAACAAATTACTGCAATAATAAAACCCTTTAAACTTGATGATGTTCGTGACGCATTGCATGATATTGGCATTCACGGCATGACGGTCACTGAAGTCAAAGGCTATGGTCGTCAAAAAGGTCACACTGAAATGTATCGTGGTGCGGAGTATGTGGTTGATTTTTTACCTAAACTTAAGCTGGAAATTGCGATCGACGATGATCAAGTAGATAGCGCCATTGAAGCCATTGTGACCGCTGCCCAAACGGGTAAAATCGGTGATGGCAAAATTTTTGTCACGACTATTGAACAAACCGTAAGAATTCGCACGGGTGAAACCGGCTCAGCCGCGCTTTAA
- the ntrC gene encoding nitrogen regulation protein NR(I) codes for MTEITQQPASTHDQAVVWIVDDDASIRWVLEAALEDKPYRVKLFDSPTLALKHLSSAPPTVIVTDIRMPDMDGMTFMEAVHEVDAKIPVIIMTAHADLNTAVRSYQSKAFEYLPKPFDIDEAISLIERAIKRQLSGGRVVKHRATASSKQPLNIIGGAPAMQEVFRIIGRVSQLDVTVLINGETGTGKELIAQALHELSPRADQPFVALNTAAIPRELLESELFGHEKGAFTGAHSQRIGRFEQANGGTLFLDEIGDMPVDLQTRLLRVLNDGSFYRVGGRNPIHAKVRIVAATHQNMEQLVREGRFREDLLYRLNIIRIKIPALRERADDIPLLLKFYMSKEAKSLGLEEKHFDKDVEVFLSRLPWPGNVRQLRSLCTWLTIMAPDKLVRMEDLPLEFRQGPTQVVSGDDNEDWPILLRQWADQFLASGQEGLHTQAEPMFERVLIEAALQASQFHRQNAAKLLGWGRNTLTRKSQALGLE; via the coding sequence ATGACTGAAATAACCCAACAACCAGCAAGCACCCATGATCAAGCGGTCGTATGGATTGTTGATGATGATGCGTCCATTCGTTGGGTGTTAGAGGCCGCACTTGAAGATAAGCCTTATCGCGTTAAGTTGTTTGACTCGCCGACTTTAGCACTTAAACATTTGTCTAGTGCGCCGCCGACCGTGATAGTCACTGATATTCGCATGCCTGATATGGATGGGATGACCTTTATGGAAGCGGTTCATGAGGTTGATGCGAAAATTCCAGTGATTATTATGACCGCCCATGCTGATTTAAATACCGCGGTACGCTCTTACCAAAGTAAAGCATTTGAATATCTACCCAAGCCTTTTGATATTGATGAAGCCATAAGTTTAATTGAGCGGGCGATTAAGCGTCAATTATCGGGTGGGCGTGTGGTTAAACATCGTGCTACTGCATCGAGTAAACAACCGCTTAATATCATTGGCGGTGCTCCGGCTATGCAAGAAGTGTTTCGGATTATTGGAAGGGTGTCGCAATTAGATGTAACGGTGCTGATTAATGGTGAAACGGGTACCGGTAAAGAGCTGATCGCGCAGGCTTTGCATGAGTTAAGCCCTCGTGCTGATCAACCTTTTGTGGCCTTAAATACCGCCGCGATTCCTCGTGAGCTATTAGAGTCAGAATTATTCGGCCACGAAAAAGGCGCCTTTACCGGTGCGCACTCGCAACGTATCGGTCGTTTTGAACAAGCGAATGGCGGCACGTTGTTTCTTGATGAAATTGGTGACATGCCGGTCGATCTGCAAACGCGTTTGCTACGGGTGTTAAATGATGGCAGTTTTTATCGCGTCGGTGGGCGTAATCCTATTCATGCTAAAGTACGCATTGTCGCCGCGACCCACCAAAATATGGAACAGTTAGTTCGTGAGGGGCGCTTTCGTGAAGACTTGCTGTATCGTCTTAACATTATTCGTATCAAAATTCCGGCATTGCGCGAACGGGCTGACGATATTCCCTTGTTATTAAAGTTTTATATGTCTAAAGAAGCCAAGTCACTAGGTTTAGAAGAAAAGCACTTTGATAAAGACGTGGAAGTGTTTCTATCTAGATTACCATGGCCGGGTAATGTTAGGCAGTTGCGTAGCCTGTGTACTTGGTTAACCATCATGGCACCGGATAAGTTGGTAAGGATGGAAGATTTGCCTTTGGAGTTTCGGCAAGGACCGACTCAGGTGGTATCGGGGGACGATAACGAGGATTGGCCGATATTATTACGCCAGTGGGCTGATCAGTTTTTGGCATCAGGGCAAGAGGGCTTGCATACTCAAGCTGAGCCAATGTTTGAGCGAGTACTGATTGAAGCGGCGTTGCAAGCCAGTCAGTTTCATCGTCAAAATGCTGCGAAGCTGCTAGGCTGGGGGCGTAATACGCTCACACGTAAAAGCCAAGCCTTGGGGTTGGAGTAA
- the glnL gene encoding nitrogen regulation protein NR(II) produces the protein MTDHSAPFYWQELLDGLATSVIWVDASQKVGYINMSAGELLQVSTRRIVGSPWQVLLPGLLDDLTNFGEQRLTVHEYQLQLPDLTRVRVSATLSNYELVGQQGWLIELFNTERHHRIVEEDERWHQYEAGNLLVKTLAHEVKNPLAGIYGATQLLQKRLQQDTRSQTFLDVIAKEVIRLRNLVDSMLGPKQSAIKTPENIHEIIRHVITVIKPEFPAGVELMLDYDPSIPEILMDSEAMVQAFMNLLRNAVQAMDGLQGLITIRTRVERKFTLGTQTYPIVAVISIHDEGSGIPKEVFDSIFYPMVSSKKEGTGLGLPVAQNIVRKHGGLIVAESEPGHTVFHVYLPFERGQE, from the coding sequence ATGACGGATCATAGTGCGCCGTTCTACTGGCAAGAATTGCTTGATGGTTTAGCTACATCGGTTATCTGGGTGGATGCATCTCAGAAAGTTGGATACATCAATATGTCTGCCGGCGAACTATTGCAGGTGAGTACTCGCAGAATAGTCGGGTCTCCCTGGCAAGTATTGTTACCAGGCCTGCTAGATGATTTAACTAATTTTGGTGAACAGCGCTTAACCGTACATGAATACCAGCTACAATTGCCTGATTTAACCCGCGTGCGAGTTAGTGCTACTTTGTCAAACTATGAATTGGTTGGGCAGCAGGGCTGGTTAATTGAATTGTTTAATACGGAACGCCATCATCGAATTGTTGAAGAAGATGAGCGCTGGCACCAATATGAAGCGGGTAATTTGTTGGTTAAGACGCTCGCCCATGAAGTGAAAAATCCCTTGGCTGGCATCTATGGTGCGACCCAGTTGTTACAAAAGCGTTTACAGCAGGATACCCGCTCACAAACCTTCTTAGATGTTATTGCTAAGGAGGTGATTCGCTTAAGAAATTTGGTTGATTCTATGCTTGGTCCAAAACAGTCAGCCATTAAAACGCCTGAGAATATTCACGAGATTATTCGCCATGTTATTACCGTTATAAAGCCGGAGTTTCCAGCGGGTGTCGAGTTAATGCTTGATTATGACCCTTCTATTCCAGAGATTTTGATGGACAGTGAGGCCATGGTACAGGCGTTTATGAATTTGTTGCGCAATGCGGTGCAAGCTATGGATGGGTTGCAAGGTTTAATCACGATACGCACACGTGTGGAACGAAAATTTACCTTAGGTACGCAAACCTATCCTATAGTAGCGGTTATCAGTATTCATGACGAGGGTAGCGGCATTCCTAAAGAGGTATTTGATTCGATTTTTTACCCGATGGTGAGCAGTAAAAAAGAAGGGACAGGTTTAGGCTTGCCAGTTGCACAAAATATAGTTAGAAAACATGGTGGCTTGATTGTGGCTGAAAGTGAACCGGGCCACACGGTGTTCCATGTTTATTTACCGTTTGAGAGAGGGCAGGAATGA
- a CDS encoding metal-dependent transcriptional regulator, whose translation MSASKAIEDYLKCIYKLEDPTQTDKGVHTSAIAARLNVAQASVSNMIKKLSDQGFVSYEPYYGVALTESGRQVALQMIRRHRVIEQYLVERLNYAWDEVDEEAEVLEHAVSDKLVDSMWEALGRPTHDPHGSPIPDQDGVMSEQAVKALIDVAEGEQVKLARIKNRSPEELRYLTSIGLAMGETLLVKSKAPFKGPIMLQIGDQLHALDYRIAQALMVELNYDGS comes from the coding sequence ATGTCGGCATCAAAGGCCATTGAAGATTATTTAAAGTGTATCTATAAGTTAGAGGACCCCACTCAAACAGACAAAGGGGTGCATACCTCTGCCATTGCTGCACGCTTAAATGTTGCGCAAGCGTCTGTATCCAATATGATAAAAAAACTATCCGATCAAGGATTTGTGAGTTATGAGCCTTATTACGGTGTTGCACTGACAGAGTCTGGTCGCCAAGTGGCATTGCAAATGATTCGGCGTCATCGCGTTATTGAGCAGTATTTAGTCGAGCGTTTGAATTATGCCTGGGATGAAGTTGACGAAGAGGCTGAAGTCCTAGAACATGCCGTTTCCGATAAGTTGGTCGATTCCATGTGGGAAGCCTTGGGGCGTCCGACCCATGATCCACATGGCTCGCCAATTCCAGATCAAGATGGTGTGATGAGTGAACAGGCAGTAAAAGCTTTAATCGATGTGGCAGAGGGTGAGCAGGTTAAATTAGCTCGAATTAAAAACCGTTCGCCAGAGGAGTTGCGTTATTTAACCAGTATTGGCTTAGCGATGGGGGAAACCTTATTAGTGAAGTCGAAAGCGCCCTTCAAAGGGCCGATTATGTTGCAAATTGGCGATCAACTCCATGCGCTGGATTATCGAATTGCCCAAGCCTTGATGGTTGAATTGAATTATGACGGATCATAG
- a CDS encoding metal ABC transporter solute-binding protein, Zn/Mn family, which yields MESFSQTTTSVIRNFSKWPTLILSVMLFVFVSFTSAQAAHSKPLVVSSTTMITDLVNQIGADLIESKGLMGPGIDPHYYRATFNDMRLLRRADLVFYNGLGLEGRMAQVFYNLSALKPTVALGEQLDPQQLLVINGVVDPHIWLSVPLWHKVAEEVKTQLIAHFPEHQFTFEQNFAKLAGELNELHDWVLNEVAQLPDERRKLVTAHDAFGYYGQTYDLEVIAIQGLNTEVEFGLAALQRVKQIVTEYHIPAVFAESTLPTRSVNALINGLAAEGYQLKLGGELLSDALAVAGQPGDTYQSMIRYNTLTIIDALR from the coding sequence ATGGAAAGCTTTTCACAAACAACGACTTCTGTCATCCGTAACTTCAGCAAATGGCCCACACTCATTTTAAGTGTCATGCTTTTTGTTTTTGTTTCTTTTACATCGGCACAAGCTGCTCACTCTAAACCCCTCGTGGTGAGTAGCACCACCATGATTACGGATCTCGTTAACCAAATTGGCGCCGACCTAATTGAATCCAAAGGTTTAATGGGGCCTGGAATAGACCCACATTACTACCGAGCCACCTTTAATGATATGCGCCTATTACGCCGTGCCGACTTGGTTTTTTATAATGGCTTAGGTTTAGAAGGCCGAATGGCACAGGTTTTTTACAATCTAAGTGCACTCAAACCCACTGTTGCGTTAGGTGAACAACTTGATCCCCAACAACTCTTAGTTATCAACGGGGTGGTTGATCCACATATTTGGCTCAGCGTGCCCCTTTGGCATAAGGTAGCTGAAGAGGTCAAAACCCAACTGATTGCACACTTTCCTGAACATCAATTTACCTTTGAACAAAATTTCGCCAAGCTTGCGGGTGAATTAAATGAACTGCATGACTGGGTGTTAAATGAAGTAGCTCAATTACCTGATGAGCGGCGCAAATTAGTAACGGCACATGATGCATTCGGTTATTATGGACAAACCTATGATCTAGAAGTGATTGCTATTCAAGGACTCAATACCGAAGTTGAGTTTGGTTTGGCTGCATTACAACGAGTTAAGCAAATTGTCACTGAATATCACATACCCGCGGTATTTGCTGAAAGCACCTTACCCACTCGCTCAGTTAACGCACTGATCAATGGCCTTGCCGCTGAAGGCTATCAACTTAAACTGGGGGGTGAGTTATTGTCCGATGCGCTAGCTGTGGCTGGCCAACCTGGCGATACCTACCAATCGATGATTAGATACAATACCCTCACCATTATTGATGCATTAAGATGA
- a CDS encoding metal ABC transporter ATP-binding protein, giving the protein MNTDKAAVLLNLQNYSVRLNQKTILAPMSLSLPGQQKIAVIGPNGAGKSTLLKALMGLIPSQGQALFWGQPLAKIQPRIAYVPQREEVDWNFPINAYDLVLMGRQGQLKFWQRPTPHDHQLVAENIERVGLSHLIKEPISHLSGGQKQRLFVARALCQQADLLLMDEPFAGVDQVSENIIFALFDELIAQGKTIICVHHDLARIPSHFDWVVQLNQGLVASGSVSESFNPTNLAKTFPHFWPDFNATTQPAAR; this is encoded by the coding sequence ATGAATACTGATAAAGCAGCAGTCCTGCTAAATTTACAAAACTATAGCGTTAGGCTGAATCAAAAAACTATCTTAGCCCCCATGTCCTTGAGCCTACCTGGGCAACAAAAAATCGCGGTTATTGGTCCAAATGGTGCCGGTAAATCAACACTCTTAAAGGCTTTGATGGGATTGATTCCTAGCCAAGGGCAAGCGCTGTTTTGGGGGCAACCTTTAGCCAAAATCCAACCACGAATCGCTTACGTACCTCAACGCGAAGAAGTGGATTGGAATTTTCCAATTAATGCTTATGATCTCGTCTTAATGGGGCGCCAAGGCCAGCTCAAGTTCTGGCAACGTCCGACACCCCATGACCACCAGCTAGTCGCCGAAAACATTGAGCGCGTTGGCCTATCCCACTTGATAAAAGAACCGATCAGTCATTTATCCGGCGGTCAAAAACAGCGCTTATTCGTTGCGCGCGCATTATGCCAACAAGCCGACCTCCTCCTGATGGATGAGCCTTTTGCCGGTGTCGATCAAGTCAGTGAAAATATTATCTTTGCCTTGTTTGATGAACTGATCGCACAGGGTAAAACGATTATCTGTGTACACCATGACCTGGCTCGCATCCCTAGTCACTTTGACTGGGTCGTGCAACTTAATCAGGGATTGGTTGCGTCAGGCTCGGTGAGTGAAAGTTTTAACCCAACCAATCTTGCCAAAACCTTTCCGCACTTTTGGCCAGACTTTAACGCCACAACACAGCCAGCCGCAAGATGA
- a CDS encoding metal ABC transporter permease has product MTSLVLNANLLWVMFGTLLLGVTAAAIGGLAVLRARALIGDVLAHAAIPGVMMGVILMGSLSPLLLVVFALFTGMLAYHLIHTLTQHTKLRSDTAMAIILATFFALGMLLLSYIQAQHWPNTAGLDRILFGQAAAITRAELLQLLALSLFTLLYLVIFFPRLKLILFNPNYAKSLGMPVAREEFLFALVLVMVVVVGMHIVGAILMAGALLIPITIMRLWPLGLGLMLSLAAMLAAIAAVSSSLLSLWVEQSPTGPWMIVILGVFFILSWLSYQAYQRLARSANHV; this is encoded by the coding sequence ATGACCAGTCTAGTGCTCAACGCCAATTTACTCTGGGTCATGTTCGGCACGCTGTTACTTGGTGTCACCGCCGCTGCGATTGGCGGCCTTGCGGTATTGCGCGCACGCGCGTTAATTGGTGATGTATTAGCCCATGCCGCCATCCCAGGCGTGATGATGGGCGTTATACTGATGGGCAGTTTGTCACCACTACTATTGGTGGTGTTTGCACTATTTACCGGTATGCTAGCCTATCACCTGATTCACACCCTTACCCAACACACAAAATTACGCTCAGATACCGCGATGGCCATCATCCTTGCCACCTTCTTTGCACTGGGGATGTTATTACTCTCCTACATTCAAGCGCAACACTGGCCCAATACCGCTGGACTTGATCGTATTTTATTTGGTCAGGCGGCGGCGATTACCCGTGCAGAATTGCTCCAACTCCTTGCACTTTCATTGTTTACCCTGCTCTATCTGGTGATTTTTTTCCCACGTCTCAAGTTAATTTTATTCAATCCGAATTATGCCAAAAGTCTTGGCATGCCCGTGGCACGTGAAGAGTTTTTATTCGCCCTAGTATTGGTGATGGTGGTCGTGGTAGGTATGCACATTGTCGGCGCGATTCTGATGGCAGGCGCACTGCTGATTCCGATTACCATTATGCGCTTATGGCCACTTGGACTCGGACTGATGCTCAGCCTAGCGGCCATGCTAGCCGCCATCGCTGCGGTCAGCAGTAGTCTTCTCTCGCTCTGGGTAGAGCAAAGTCCAACAGGCCCTTGGATGATTGTGATACTCGGTGTTTTTTTTATCCTATCTTGGCTGAGTTATCAGGCTTATCAGCGTCTCGCCCGGAGCGCTAACCATGTATGA
- a CDS encoding metal ABC transporter permease, with translation MYELWIVITAALTAVSCALVGSLLILRRMAMLGDAISHSVLLGIVISYLLFDTLALPALLLGALFAGLLTAWLSTAISQRSIIQPDASLGLVFIWMFALALVLIALFADRVHLDHHHVVFGEMAFLPFERWRWLDYDLGPRAFWIALALFGLNLSLLILAFDRLQLTSFAPGFAISLGVSVGFWHYLLVSLVSVTAVAAFDLMGSILVVAFLVIPGATAYLISQRLKPLLWLASVYAIAAVILGFGLAWWLDTALSAAMAFMSGLLFVLTLLIQRIRQVQQSKLPHHFSLNQLDAGEAKHIHHRKHD, from the coding sequence ATGTATGAGCTATGGATTGTCATTACCGCGGCTTTGACCGCCGTGAGTTGTGCGCTAGTAGGTAGCTTACTCATACTTCGTCGCATGGCGATGCTTGGCGATGCCATCAGCCATTCAGTACTATTAGGTATTGTCATCAGTTACCTCCTATTTGATACCCTAGCGCTGCCTGCATTACTATTAGGGGCATTATTCGCAGGCCTGCTGACCGCCTGGTTGAGTACAGCAATCAGTCAACGGTCGATCATCCAGCCCGATGCCAGCTTGGGCTTGGTGTTTATTTGGATGTTTGCGCTGGCCCTGGTCTTAATCGCCCTGTTTGCTGATCGAGTCCACCTTGATCACCACCATGTCGTTTTTGGTGAAATGGCCTTTTTACCTTTTGAACGCTGGCGCTGGTTAGACTACGACTTAGGTCCTCGCGCATTTTGGATTGCACTGGCACTATTTGGATTAAATCTGAGCCTACTGATACTCGCATTTGATCGCTTGCAACTGACCAGTTTTGCGCCCGGTTTTGCGATAAGCCTTGGCGTGAGCGTTGGGTTTTGGCACTACTTATTGGTCAGTTTAGTATCGGTGACGGCAGTGGCGGCATTTGATTTAATGGGATCAATTCTGGTGGTCGCATTTTTAGTTATTCCAGGCGCAACAGCTTATTTGATTAGTCAACGACTCAAACCACTGCTATGGCTGGCCAGTGTCTATGCCATTGCCGCGGTTATCTTAGGATTTGGTTTAGCCTGGTGGCTAGACACCGCTCTATCGGCGGCCATGGCCTTTATGAGCGGTTTATTATTCGTATTGACCCTGCTTATCCAACGCATTCGGCAGGTACAACAATCCAAACTACCGCATCATTTTAGCTTGAATCAACTCGATGCTGGGGAAGCTAAACACATACATCACCGCAAACACGACTAA